One genomic window of Candidatus Pseudobacter hemicellulosilyticus includes the following:
- a CDS encoding SDR family oxidoreductase: MSFFKDKVVVITGGSDGIGRALVDTFIEAGAKVATCGRNYDKLYTLIVRHTNVMLHTMTCDISKESDCRRFIESTIKTFGGIDILINNAGISMRGLFKDTDVDVIRRVMDVNFFGALYCTKFALPSIMERQGVIVGISSVAGYRGLPGRTGYSASKFALQGWMEALRTELLHSGVHVMWVSPGFTTSNIRQVALNSQGEPQGETPLEEGKLMSAHDVSLHILKAVEQRKRTLVLTGTGKSTVFMNRFFPAWADKLVYKFFYKNGELIK, from the coding sequence ATGTCGTTTTTTAAAGACAAGGTTGTAGTCATTACGGGAGGCAGCGATGGGATTGGCAGGGCGCTGGTAGATACTTTTATTGAAGCCGGCGCCAAAGTAGCCACCTGTGGCAGGAATTACGATAAATTATATACGCTGATAGTGCGGCACACCAATGTGATGCTGCATACCATGACCTGCGATATCAGCAAGGAAAGCGATTGCAGGCGCTTTATAGAATCCACCATCAAAACATTCGGGGGTATTGATATCCTGATCAACAATGCGGGTATCAGCATGCGGGGCCTGTTCAAGGACACCGATGTGGACGTGATCCGGCGGGTGATGGACGTGAATTTCTTTGGCGCCCTCTACTGCACCAAGTTTGCCCTGCCTTCCATCATGGAGCGCCAGGGCGTTATTGTAGGTATCTCTTCCGTGGCCGGGTACAGGGGACTTCCCGGACGTACGGGTTATTCCGCTTCCAAATTTGCCCTCCAGGGCTGGATGGAAGCGCTGCGCACCGAACTGCTGCACAGCGGGGTGCATGTGATGTGGGTGTCCCCCGGTTTCACCACCTCCAATATCAGGCAGGTAGCCCTCAACAGCCAGGGTGAGCCCCAGGGCGAAACACCGCTGGAAGAAGGCAAGCTGATGTCTGCTCATGATGTAAGCCTGCATATCCTCAAAGCCGTGGAACAGCGCAAACGCACGCTGGTACTCACCGGCACAGGAAAAAGTACCGTGTTCATGAACCGCTTCTTCCCGGCATGGGCCGATAAGCTGGTCTATAAATTCTTCTACAAGAATGGTGAACTGATCAAATAA
- a CDS encoding efflux transporter outer membrane subunit, producing MQTMITGKRWIGLPLVLLILAGCRVGRNYQQPELLLPQQFSTTSFADTSSIADLPWEQLFTDTTLQRLIRNGLTYNHDLLAAIKRIEMAQSQVKQARLSQLPTLNLNVTGQYNRPSDNSLNGLSASSFLGKSHIENYQAFLNLSWEADIWGKIRRQQETTLAQYLQTQEAAKAVQTQLVAGIAQGYYNLLMLDQQLGIARRNLQLNDTFVNVTRFLLDGGMVSNLAVQQAEAQRSTTALLVPQLEEQIALQENNLQLLTGQLPGSITRAGDLSDIPLQTGLSTGIPVAMVSRRPDVRATEMALVAANAQVGVAQASMYPGLTITAGGGLESFKSSNWFNIPGSLFGLAAGTVLQPVFQQRMLRTRFEIAQKEREEAVIRFRQSVLTAATEVSNALVQTDKLQAQHAIASQRADTLQVAVQHAQLLFKSDMANYLEVITAQSNALQAELELVNIRRNQLATVVELYRSLGGGWK from the coding sequence ATGCAAACAATGATAACCGGTAAACGATGGATCGGGTTGCCCCTGGTCCTGCTTATCCTGGCCGGCTGCCGCGTAGGCAGGAATTACCAGCAACCGGAACTCCTGCTGCCGCAGCAATTCAGCACTACTTCCTTTGCAGATACCAGCAGTATAGCCGATCTGCCCTGGGAGCAGCTCTTTACAGATACCACCCTGCAGAGGCTGATCCGCAATGGCCTTACCTATAACCACGACCTCCTGGCCGCCATTAAAAGAATAGAAATGGCGCAGTCGCAGGTAAAGCAGGCAAGGCTGTCGCAGTTGCCCACGCTCAACCTGAATGTAACGGGTCAGTATAACCGCCCTTCCGACAACAGCCTGAACGGCCTCAGCGCCAGCAGCTTTTTAGGGAAGAGCCATATTGAGAACTACCAGGCTTTCCTGAACCTTTCCTGGGAAGCGGATATCTGGGGAAAGATCCGGCGCCAGCAGGAAACCACCCTGGCGCAGTACCTGCAAACGCAGGAAGCTGCCAAAGCCGTGCAGACACAGCTGGTAGCCGGTATTGCACAGGGTTACTATAACCTGCTGATGCTGGACCAGCAACTGGGCATCGCCCGCCGCAACCTCCAGCTCAATGATACTTTTGTGAATGTTACCCGCTTCCTGCTGGATGGCGGTATGGTCAGCAACCTGGCCGTACAGCAGGCGGAAGCACAGCGGTCCACCACCGCCCTGCTGGTGCCACAGCTGGAAGAGCAGATAGCCCTCCAGGAAAATAACCTGCAATTGCTCACGGGGCAGCTGCCCGGCAGCATAACCCGCGCCGGCGACCTATCGGACATTCCGCTGCAAACGGGTTTATCAACCGGCATCCCGGTAGCCATGGTGAGCCGCCGCCCGGATGTGCGTGCTACTGAAATGGCGCTGGTGGCCGCCAATGCCCAGGTGGGTGTGGCGCAGGCCAGTATGTACCCGGGGCTGACCATCACCGCCGGCGGTGGCCTGGAATCTTTTAAATCCAGTAACTGGTTCAATATCCCCGGCTCCCTGTTTGGGCTGGCCGCAGGTACCGTACTGCAGCCCGTGTTCCAGCAGCGCATGCTGCGGACACGTTTTGAGATAGCGCAGAAAGAAAGAGAGGAAGCGGTGATCCGTTTCCGGCAGTCGGTCCTGACCGCTGCTACCGAAGTGAGCAATGCCCTGGTGCAGACCGATAAGCTCCAGGCCCAGCATGCCATCGCCAGCCAGCGGGCGGATACCCTGCAGGTGGCCGTACAGCATGCACAGCTGCTTTTCAAAAGCGATATGGCCAATTACCTGGAAGTGATCACTGCACAGAGCAACGCCTTACAGGCAGAACTGGAACTGGTCAATATCCGCCGCAACCAGCTGGCCACAGTAGTAGAACTGTACCGGTCGCTGGGTGGTGGCTGGAAATAA
- a CDS encoding RagB/SusD family nutrient uptake outer membrane protein gives MQRNYITLLLAGSLLFSSCSKDFLDLLPEGSIPPDNFFENTEQFNQALTGAYVPLRDISNIAFFMDEMRSDNTHYDYNAQDRGGLGYEQLADFMDDAGNAVINTRYAAAFNGISRTNVILDRLETIEFDMADADRRKISGEAKALRAHYYFDLVRHYGPVPLHLHETVNNTDAFRPRSTLDSIYNQIIADLTDAVSLLEPPASFPSYGHMNKGSASTELALVYMTRQQFDLAVPLLESLGTMGYDLWPEYRDAFNPANESNGMNRESIFEVGYRSGTDGQQSNFVYRFLPITVDLNTVIGFSYNNINGGWNTPTSDLLAAYEPSDKRLAASVNILEGRIRGGDTGWMPDKVITDIREYAAPTGTTPKFFVSKYYFPPYTAPGYNTDQNWPVFRYAGALLWLAEAYNESGRSGDALAPLNKVRQRAGLDPVDLADPAGLREIIANEQRLELAFENYRWLDLVRTGKAEQVMNAHGQELKQQYSYLLPGSYTVTPQKLIYAIPLREVTINGLQQNDGY, from the coding sequence ATGCAACGAAATTATATTACACTTCTACTGGCAGGCAGCCTCCTGTTCAGCTCCTGCTCCAAGGACTTCCTGGACCTGCTGCCGGAAGGAAGTATCCCGCCGGATAACTTTTTTGAGAACACCGAACAGTTCAACCAGGCCCTCACCGGCGCCTATGTGCCCCTGCGGGATATTTCCAATATCGCTTTCTTCATGGATGAAATGCGATCAGACAATACCCACTATGATTACAATGCACAGGACCGTGGCGGTCTGGGGTACGAGCAGCTGGCGGATTTTATGGATGACGCCGGCAACGCGGTGATCAATACACGCTATGCCGCCGCCTTCAATGGCATCTCCCGGACCAATGTGATCCTCGACAGGCTGGAGACCATTGAATTTGACATGGCAGATGCCGACCGCAGGAAGATCAGCGGCGAAGCCAAAGCCCTGCGCGCCCATTATTATTTTGACCTGGTACGCCATTACGGACCAGTTCCCCTGCACCTGCATGAAACCGTCAACAATACAGATGCTTTCCGGCCGCGCAGCACCCTGGACAGCATCTATAACCAGATCATTGCTGACCTGACCGATGCCGTCAGCCTCCTGGAACCACCCGCCAGTTTCCCTTCCTATGGCCATATGAACAAAGGTTCCGCTTCTACAGAGCTGGCCCTGGTCTATATGACCCGCCAGCAGTTTGACCTGGCCGTTCCCCTGCTGGAAAGCCTGGGCACCATGGGGTATGATCTCTGGCCGGAATACAGGGATGCTTTCAATCCCGCCAATGAAAGCAATGGCATGAACCGGGAATCCATTTTTGAAGTAGGGTATAGATCGGGTACCGATGGACAGCAGAGCAATTTTGTTTACCGCTTCCTCCCTATCACGGTTGACCTCAACACAGTGATCGGTTTCTCCTATAACAATATCAACGGTGGCTGGAACACGCCTACCAGCGACCTGTTGGCGGCTTATGAGCCCAGCGACAAACGCCTGGCCGCCAGCGTCAATATCCTGGAAGGCAGGATCAGGGGTGGTGATACCGGTTGGATGCCCGACAAAGTGATCACCGATATCCGGGAATATGCCGCTCCCACCGGCACTACGCCCAAGTTTTTTGTGAGCAAATACTATTTCCCGCCCTATACGGCGCCGGGTTATAATACGGATCAGAACTGGCCGGTATTCCGTTATGCCGGCGCCCTGCTCTGGCTGGCGGAAGCCTACAATGAGAGCGGCCGGTCGGGTGATGCGCTGGCGCCACTCAACAAAGTACGGCAGCGGGCCGGCCTGGATCCGGTGGACCTGGCGGACCCCGCCGGCCTGCGGGAGATCATTGCCAATGAGCAGCGCCTTGAGCTGGCCTTCGAGAACTACCGCTGGCTGGACCTGGTGCGCACCGGCAAGGCCGAGCAGGTGATGAACGCACACGGACAGGAACTGAAACAACAGTACAGCTACCTGTTGCCCGGCTCCTATACCGTGACGCCGCAGAAGCTCATTTACGCCATTCCGCTCCGGGAAGTCACCATTAACGGACTGCAGCAGAACGATGGCTATTAA
- a CDS encoding efflux RND transporter permease subunit — protein sequence MFKRFIERPVLSTVVSIILVLLGIIALTTIPVTQFPDIAPPSVQVTASYPGANAEVVARAVATPIEESVNGVENMTYMTSNSNNDGSMVLTVFFKLGTDPDLAAVNVQNRVAKAISLLPPEVNQAGISTQKVQNSMIMVPALYSTDSLFDETFLQNYARINLIPEIQRVPGVGQAMSFGVKDYSMRIWLRPDRLTANNVSPQEVLAAIQGQNLEAAPGRFGQSSNESFEYILKYKGKSFEGEQYENMIIKANPDGSVLKLKDLARVEFGTVNYSVDNAWGGNPGIGIAIFQTAGSNANEIQIAINEVLKKNSANFPKGLHYMNMYSTKEYLDESISQVKSTLIEAFILVFIVVYIFLQDFRSTLIPAIAVPVAIIGTFFFMQLFGFSINVLTLFALVLAIGIVVDDAIVVVEAVHTKMEHTRLPAREATIKSMQEISGAIISITLVMAAVFIPVGFMQGPAGVFYRQFSFTLAIAILISAVNALTLSPALSALILKNPHTGEHGEIPQKKGFGPRFFRGFNKGFNAITDRYTGTVRFLAKTKWIAIGGLLIVSLATFWLARTTPTGFIPAEDQGFILYNITLPPGSSLERTRDVVKKVEAATKDLPSIQAYFTVTGFNLLSNSSSSNYAIGFVRLKPVRERGEVHSLQEIMGQMNARYAGISEASIFTFSFPTVQGFGNVDGFEFMLQDRSNGSLTKLGETANAFAMELMKRPEIGFAFTTFSANNPQYMVNIDEAKAKQLGVGVDDILQTLQVYYGSTFASDFNRFGKFYRVIVQADAPYRANPESLNGIHIKNSYGEMVPINGLVKLDKTYGPETVTRNNLFNAVTMNGFPKPGFSSGDAIRAVDETAAKFLPRGYAHTWTGLSKEEIAAGGQQGIIFLLCVLFVYFLLAAQYESYMLPFAVILSIPFGIFGVFAFIRLFGIDNNIYVQVGLIMLIGLLAKNAILIVEYAVQRRRAGMTLLDAALEAARLRIRPILMTSFAFIVGITPLMRATGSSAMGNRSISFGAAGGMLSGVLLGVFIIPVLFILFQTLTERFGRKGAPKEIFVAE from the coding sequence ATGTTTAAACGATTTATTGAGCGACCGGTACTCTCTACGGTTGTCTCCATCATACTGGTTTTGCTGGGCATCATTGCCCTCACCACCATCCCGGTGACCCAGTTCCCGGATATTGCACCACCCAGCGTGCAGGTAACCGCCTCCTACCCCGGCGCCAATGCCGAAGTAGTAGCACGCGCCGTGGCCACACCCATTGAAGAGTCCGTGAACGGAGTGGAGAACATGACCTACATGACCTCCAACTCCAACAATGACGGCTCTATGGTGCTCACCGTTTTCTTTAAGCTGGGCACTGATCCCGATCTCGCCGCCGTGAACGTGCAGAACCGGGTGGCCAAGGCCATCAGCCTCCTGCCGCCCGAAGTGAACCAGGCCGGTATCAGCACCCAGAAAGTACAGAACAGTATGATCATGGTGCCCGCCCTGTACAGCACCGATTCCCTGTTCGACGAGACCTTCCTGCAGAACTACGCCCGCATTAACCTGATCCCCGAGATCCAGCGCGTGCCCGGCGTAGGCCAGGCCATGAGCTTTGGCGTCAAGGATTATTCCATGCGCATCTGGCTCCGGCCCGACCGCCTCACCGCCAATAATGTTTCGCCGCAGGAAGTGCTGGCCGCTATCCAGGGCCAGAACCTGGAAGCAGCACCCGGTCGCTTTGGACAAAGCTCCAACGAATCTTTTGAGTATATCCTCAAATACAAAGGCAAATCCTTTGAAGGCGAGCAATACGAGAATATGATCATCAAGGCTAATCCGGATGGTTCGGTGCTTAAGCTGAAAGACCTTGCCCGGGTGGAATTTGGCACCGTCAACTATTCCGTTGACAATGCCTGGGGCGGTAATCCCGGTATCGGTATCGCTATCTTCCAGACCGCCGGCTCCAACGCCAACGAGATCCAGATAGCTATCAATGAAGTGCTGAAAAAGAATTCCGCCAATTTCCCCAAGGGGCTGCACTACATGAATATGTACAGCACCAAGGAATACCTGGACGAATCTATCTCCCAGGTGAAAAGCACCCTGATAGAAGCTTTTATCCTGGTGTTCATTGTGGTGTATATCTTCTTACAGGACTTCCGTTCCACACTGATCCCGGCCATTGCCGTACCCGTGGCCATTATCGGTACGTTCTTCTTCATGCAGCTCTTTGGTTTCAGTATCAACGTGCTCACCCTCTTCGCCCTGGTACTGGCCATCGGTATCGTGGTGGATGACGCCATTGTGGTGGTGGAGGCCGTGCATACCAAGATGGAACATACCCGGCTGCCGGCCCGTGAAGCCACCATTAAATCCATGCAGGAGATCTCCGGCGCTATCATCTCCATCACCCTCGTGATGGCCGCGGTGTTCATCCCCGTAGGTTTCATGCAGGGCCCCGCAGGGGTGTTCTACCGGCAGTTCTCTTTCACGCTGGCCATCGCCATCCTGATCTCTGCTGTGAACGCCCTGACGCTGAGCCCCGCGCTCTCGGCGCTTATCCTGAAGAACCCGCATACCGGTGAACACGGAGAGATCCCGCAAAAGAAAGGCTTCGGCCCCCGCTTCTTCCGTGGTTTCAATAAAGGTTTCAACGCCATCACCGACCGCTATACCGGTACCGTCCGTTTCCTGGCCAAAACAAAATGGATCGCTATCGGCGGTCTGCTGATAGTGTCACTGGCCACTTTCTGGCTGGCCCGCACCACTCCTACCGGTTTTATCCCGGCGGAAGACCAGGGCTTCATCCTCTATAATATCACCTTACCGCCCGGCAGCTCACTGGAGCGCACCCGTGATGTGGTGAAGAAAGTAGAGGCCGCTACTAAGGACCTGCCTTCTATCCAGGCCTATTTCACGGTTACCGGTTTTAACCTGCTGTCCAATTCCAGCAGCTCCAACTACGCCATCGGTTTTGTGCGACTGAAACCGGTCAGGGAAAGAGGCGAAGTACACTCGCTCCAGGAGATCATGGGCCAGATGAATGCCCGTTATGCCGGCATCTCTGAAGCCAGCATCTTTACCTTCTCCTTCCCCACCGTTCAGGGTTTCGGTAACGTGGATGGTTTTGAGTTCATGCTGCAGGACCGTTCCAACGGCTCCCTGACCAAACTCGGCGAAACAGCCAATGCCTTCGCTATGGAGCTGATGAAGCGGCCCGAGATCGGTTTCGCCTTCACCACCTTCAGCGCCAATAACCCGCAGTATATGGTGAATATTGACGAGGCCAAGGCCAAACAATTGGGTGTAGGCGTTGATGATATCCTGCAAACCCTGCAGGTGTATTACGGCAGCACCTTCGCGTCCGACTTCAACCGCTTCGGGAAATTCTACCGCGTTATTGTGCAGGCCGATGCACCTTATCGCGCCAACCCGGAATCACTGAACGGCATTCATATCAAGAACAGTTATGGGGAGATGGTGCCCATCAACGGGCTGGTGAAACTGGATAAGACCTACGGGCCGGAAACAGTTACCCGCAATAACCTGTTCAATGCAGTCACCATGAACGGGTTCCCCAAACCAGGTTTCAGTTCGGGTGACGCTATCCGCGCCGTGGATGAAACCGCCGCCAAATTCCTGCCAAGGGGTTATGCGCATACCTGGACCGGCCTCAGTAAGGAAGAGATCGCCGCGGGCGGTCAGCAGGGCATCATTTTCCTGCTCTGCGTACTGTTCGTCTATTTCCTGCTGGCGGCGCAGTATGAAAGTTATATGCTGCCTTTTGCCGTGATCCTCTCCATCCCCTTCGGGATCTTCGGGGTCTTTGCCTTCATCCGCCTCTTCGGGATCGATAACAATATCTATGTTCAGGTGGGCCTGATCATGCTGATCGGGCTGCTGGCCAAGAACGCCATCCTGATAGTAGAGTATGCCGTACAGCGCCGGCGTGCCGGTATGACCCTGCTGGATGCCGCACTGGAAGCGGCCAGGCTGCGGATCCGTCCCATCCTGATGACTTCCTTTGCCTTTATTGTGGGCATCACGCCGCTGATGCGTGCCACCGGCTCTTCCGCTATGGGTAACCGCTCTATCAGCTTTGGCGCCGCCGGCGGTATGCTGTCAGGCGTATTGCTGGGGGTATTCATTATCCCGGTATTGTTCATCCTGTTCCAGACACTGACCGAACGCTTTGGCCGCAAAGGCGCTCCCAAAGAAATCTTTGTGGCGGAATGA
- a CDS encoding TonB-dependent receptor: MSVFTRSTRLHWLRPVRLLAVLSLLLLTVAVANAQDTTKPKQDSIPVRTDTLPKKDSLPQTDSLPAPKADTVPQQRRDTIPAASLDSAEALTDTLPRPGADTLSRNADTTLVIGTVLLPAETGDLSGTSVQVKGQPAVIITDSTGKFAISARPGQTLVFSRVGFRNREVRLTGQKMVNVNMQTAASDELDQVVVVSYGKQRQRNITGSIAVVESTDIKDIPAAEFGQKLNGKVPGLQINQVTGRPGQAMTFRLRGASSLNSGNQPLFVVDGQPVLDINQLNPDDIESFSILKDASSTALYGSRAANGVVMITTRTAKPNKTSINLNSYVGWQSVGERGRPDMMNAQEFAGFMKGYYEDKRRYEGTAGDPPREPTLEDVPEEYRNPAQYGAGTDWYDLMLRTAMIQNHTIQISTGTDKLLSAITASYFNQEGVMLNTGMERFSFRANNEFRPHKRVKLGFNFAPSFQNDKNTRAPLDGNRQILVLGMIASPLVPHINADGSYPLRGSSTGMYAMPNPYQQLLNANVNQKTFRGLGNAYADLEILKNLNFRSSINVDLGYIDYNAFYNGNYGTFGTPPPNTNINAVHSSYNYTSWLAENTLAYKFDIGASHNFDLLAGYAAQKYSRNFRGINGTNFPNDLIPWIIQGSGVNSGTTNNTAWDMVSWFGRLNYDFQNKYFLTANIRRDASSRFGTEERWGYFPSVSAGWVISDEHFFPKINALSFLKFRGSYGLTGNNNIGDYTQVSLMSPTPYTFEGATTSPGYAITSLGNPRLSWETSKQLDLGLEASLFGDRIQLTYDYYKKETEDLLYRIDLPSSSGYTQVTSNVGSFRMWGHEIAVSSRNLTGTLKWNTSFNVAFNDNRVLSLQNGNPIGGVNTYNDYNRTAVGRRIGEFWGYVFDGVYMNQAEFNSQAKHNTSVVGSTRMKDINGDGVINQSDKDYIGNPNPRYLYGMTNDLSYKNFDLSVVVSGAAGYDVLYTNYQNLLNIDGIFNVTKDMANRWRSEANPGNGQVPRTMTGTTELYRLASSNWVSPGDYITVRNITLGYTFQKEQLKWVKSARLYISGNQLWVFTKYKHQNPEANDSRDQATTAGQDNGSFPVPRTFLIGANFSF, from the coding sequence ATGAGTGTTTTTACCCGGTCTACCCGGCTGCATTGGTTGCGGCCTGTCCGATTATTAGCTGTACTTTCCTTATTATTACTGACTGTGGCTGTCGCCAACGCACAGGACACCACGAAACCTAAACAGGATAGTATCCCTGTCAGAACGGATACGCTACCAAAAAAGGATTCTCTTCCACAAACTGATTCGCTGCCCGCACCAAAGGCAGATACTGTTCCCCAGCAAAGAAGAGATACGATACCGGCAGCCAGTTTGGATTCAGCCGAAGCCTTGACGGATACCTTACCCCGTCCCGGCGCAGATACGCTGTCCAGGAATGCAGACACTACCCTGGTAATAGGGACTGTGCTGCTGCCTGCTGAAACCGGCGATCTGTCCGGCACTTCCGTCCAGGTAAAGGGACAGCCTGCCGTGATCATCACTGATAGTACCGGTAAGTTTGCCATCAGCGCCCGGCCCGGGCAGACACTGGTCTTCAGCCGGGTGGGCTTCCGCAATCGAGAGGTGCGGCTCACCGGTCAGAAGATGGTCAACGTCAACATGCAGACGGCCGCCAGTGATGAGCTGGACCAGGTAGTGGTAGTGAGCTATGGTAAACAGCGGCAGCGCAATATCACCGGTTCCATTGCTGTAGTGGAAAGCACCGATATCAAAGACATCCCCGCCGCTGAATTTGGACAGAAACTGAATGGTAAAGTGCCTGGTCTCCAGATCAACCAGGTGACCGGCCGGCCCGGTCAGGCCATGACCTTCCGGCTCCGCGGCGCCTCCTCGCTCAATTCCGGCAACCAGCCGCTGTTTGTAGTGGATGGCCAGCCGGTACTGGATATCAACCAGCTGAACCCCGATGACATTGAAAGCTTCAGTATCCTGAAGGACGCCTCCTCCACCGCCTTATACGGCTCCCGCGCCGCTAACGGCGTAGTGATGATCACTACCCGTACGGCCAAACCCAATAAGACCAGCATCAACCTGAACAGCTATGTAGGCTGGCAAAGCGTGGGGGAACGCGGCAGGCCCGATATGATGAACGCACAGGAATTCGCCGGCTTCATGAAAGGCTATTACGAAGACAAGAGAAGATATGAAGGCACCGCCGGCGATCCCCCGCGGGAACCAACACTGGAAGATGTGCCGGAAGAATACCGCAACCCTGCACAGTATGGCGCCGGCACTGACTGGTACGACCTGATGCTGCGCACCGCCATGATCCAGAACCATACTATCCAGATCAGCACCGGGACCGACAAACTCCTGAGCGCTATCACCGCCTCCTATTTCAACCAGGAAGGCGTCATGCTCAACACCGGCATGGAACGTTTCTCCTTCCGCGCCAATAATGAGTTCAGGCCGCACAAAAGGGTTAAGCTGGGCTTCAACTTTGCGCCCTCTTTCCAGAACGATAAGAACACCCGCGCCCCGCTGGACGGCAACCGCCAGATCCTGGTACTGGGCATGATCGCTTCTCCCCTGGTGCCGCATATCAATGCCGATGGCAGTTACCCGCTGCGTGGCAGCTCCACCGGCATGTACGCCATGCCCAATCCTTACCAGCAATTGCTGAATGCCAACGTCAACCAGAAAACTTTCCGTGGCCTGGGTAATGCCTATGCCGACCTGGAAATCCTGAAGAACCTGAATTTCCGCAGCAGCATCAATGTGGACCTGGGTTATATTGATTACAATGCCTTCTATAATGGCAACTACGGAACTTTTGGTACGCCGCCGCCCAATACCAATATCAATGCGGTGCATAGTTCCTATAACTATACATCCTGGCTGGCAGAGAATACACTGGCCTATAAATTCGATATCGGCGCCAGTCACAACTTCGACCTGCTGGCCGGTTATGCCGCCCAGAAATACAGCCGCAATTTCCGCGGCATCAACGGCACCAATTTCCCGAACGACCTGATCCCCTGGATCATCCAGGGCTCCGGCGTCAACAGCGGCACCACCAATAATACCGCCTGGGATATGGTGAGCTGGTTCGGCCGGCTGAACTATGATTTCCAGAATAAGTACTTCCTGACCGCCAATATCCGTCGCGACGCCTCCTCCCGCTTCGGCACGGAAGAAAGATGGGGATATTTCCCATCAGTATCCGCAGGCTGGGTAATCAGCGATGAGCATTTTTTCCCCAAGATCAACGCACTGTCCTTCCTGAAGTTCCGTGGCAGCTACGGTCTCACCGGGAACAATAATATCGGTGATTATACACAGGTATCTCTCATGAGCCCCACGCCTTATACCTTTGAAGGCGCTACCACTTCCCCCGGCTACGCCATTACCTCCCTGGGTAATCCGCGCCTGAGCTGGGAAACATCCAAACAACTGGACCTGGGCCTGGAAGCCTCGCTGTTTGGCGACAGGATCCAGCTGACCTACGATTACTATAAGAAAGAAACGGAAGACCTGCTCTACCGCATAGACCTGCCATCTTCTTCAGGTTATACCCAGGTGACCTCCAACGTAGGCTCCTTCCGGATGTGGGGTCATGAAATTGCCGTCAGCTCCCGCAACCTCACCGGCACGCTGAAATGGAATACCAGCTTCAATGTTGCTTTCAATGATAACCGCGTACTTAGCCTGCAGAACGGCAATCCCATTGGTGGTGTCAACACCTACAATGATTATAACCGTACCGCTGTTGGCAGAAGGATCGGTGAATTCTGGGGTTATGTGTTTGATGGCGTATATATGAACCAGGCTGAATTCAACAGCCAGGCCAAACACAATACTTCCGTAGTAGGCAGCACCCGGATGAAAGATATCAATGGAGATGGGGTCATCAACCAGAGCGACAAGGATTATATCGGCAATCCCAATCCGCGTTACCTCTATGGTATGACCAACGACCTGAGCTATAAGAATTTTGACCTGTCCGTAGTAGTATCCGGCGCCGCCGGCTACGATGTACTATATACCAACTACCAGAACCTGCTGAACATTGATGGTATCTTCAATGTCACAAAGGACATGGCCAACCGCTGGCGCTCCGAAGCCAACCCGGGTAATGGCCAGGTTCCCCGCACCATGACCGGCACTACAGAACTGTACCGGCTGGCCAGCAGCAACTGGGTATCACCGGGAGATTATATCACGGTCCGGAACATCACACTGGGTTATACTTTCCAGAAGGAACAGCTGAAATGGGTGAAATCGGCCCGCCTCTATATCAGCGGTAACCAGCTCTGGGTATTCACCAAATACAAGCACCAGAACCCGGAAGCCAATGACAGCAGGGACCAGGCCACTACCGCCGGACAGGACAATGGTTCTTTCCCGGTTCCCAGGACCTTCCTGATTGGCGCCAATTTCAGCTTTTAG